A region of Subtercola boreus DNA encodes the following proteins:
- a CDS encoding SDR family NAD(P)-dependent oxidoreductase: MPVVRSYADSAVVIAGASSGVGLASALAFVDAGVTRLALLSRSPERGEAARERVQARNPAATVEFIPVDVDDLAAVTRAVALAHQKLGGIDVLVSSVTSAYRPDLLSRIEPSDIAGILTGQALPPMYLTRTVLPYLKEQGGGSIVLVASDAAKVATPGESVLGAAMAAIVMFSRTAAMEAKRDGIRINAVTPSLIAGTATAARVLTDGFSKALFDKAATLAHLGVAEASDLAALIVFLGGPAAAKITGQAISVNGGISAA; the protein is encoded by the coding sequence GTGCCTGTTGTGCGTTCGTATGCCGATTCCGCCGTGGTCATTGCCGGGGCGTCGTCGGGGGTCGGTCTCGCCTCGGCACTGGCGTTCGTCGATGCGGGCGTCACGCGCCTCGCCCTGCTCTCCCGCTCTCCGGAGCGCGGCGAGGCCGCCCGCGAACGGGTGCAGGCCCGGAACCCCGCGGCGACCGTCGAGTTCATTCCGGTCGATGTGGATGATCTCGCGGCCGTCACACGCGCCGTGGCCCTGGCCCACCAGAAGCTCGGCGGCATCGACGTTCTGGTCAGTTCGGTGACCTCGGCGTACCGGCCCGACCTGCTCTCGCGCATCGAGCCGTCGGACATCGCCGGGATCCTGACCGGCCAGGCGTTGCCGCCCATGTACCTCACCCGCACGGTGCTGCCGTACCTGAAGGAGCAGGGCGGCGGTTCGATCGTCCTGGTCGCCTCGGATGCTGCCAAGGTCGCCACCCCCGGAGAGTCGGTGCTCGGCGCCGCCATGGCTGCGATCGTGATGTTCTCGCGCACGGCTGCCATGGAGGCCAAGCGCGACGGCATCCGCATCAACGCCGTCACCCCGTCGCTGATCGCGGGCACGGCCACGGCCGCCCGGGTGCTGACCGACGGCTTCAGCAAGGCGCTCTTCGACAAGGCGGCGACGCTCGCGCACCTCGGTGTGGCCGAGGCGTCGGATCTCGCCGCCCTCATCGTCTTCCTCGGCGGCCCCGCCGCGGCGAAGATCACGGGCCAGGCGATCAGCGTGAACGGCGGCATCTCGGCGGCCTGA
- a CDS encoding DUF5615 family PIN-like protein has protein sequence MRFLVDAQLPPALARMLSARGHLAEHVTDIGPADSPDRDLWLYALDHKAVLITKDEDFSSMLVFGGEAPIVVWIRVGNTSRRALIEWFEPLVDRVVEMIEAGNDFVELR, from the coding sequence GTGCGGTTTCTCGTTGACGCTCAGCTGCCGCCGGCGCTGGCACGCATGTTGTCTGCGCGCGGGCATCTTGCCGAGCATGTGACCGATATCGGCCCAGCCGACTCACCCGACCGGGATCTTTGGCTTTACGCGTTGGACCACAAGGCCGTGCTCATTACGAAAGACGAAGACTTTTCGAGCATGCTCGTGTTCGGCGGAGAAGCGCCGATCGTTGTCTGGATCCGCGTCGGCAACACGAGCCGCCGCGCGCTGATCGAGTGGTTCGAGCCGCTCGTCGACCGAGTCGTCGAGATGATTGAGGCAGGGAACGACTTCGTCGAACTTCGTTGA
- a CDS encoding enoyl-CoA hydratase/isomerase family protein — protein sequence MSYPEFETLDLNRSDAGVVTARLNRPDRLNAMTSLMFDELELLARAVTADRTARVLVLTGAGSAFCAGYDIEDARELAVMSGLDFLELQERAARALSGIRSVKVPVIAAVNGVAAGGGLSLALAADIRIAAPSARFNAAFVRIGLSAGDLGVSWLLPRLVGPALAAEIAFTGRLVGAEEAARIGLVNSVSAEGELLADVDAMTELICANSPAGIAMSKRAMQANAEITSYAAAMELENRGQALLTRTEDMPEALAAFLAKRPAVFTGR from the coding sequence ATGAGCTATCCAGAGTTCGAGACCCTTGACCTGAACCGATCCGACGCAGGCGTCGTCACCGCTCGACTGAACCGGCCCGACCGGCTGAACGCGATGACCTCGCTGATGTTCGACGAGCTGGAACTGCTGGCGCGAGCGGTCACGGCCGACCGCACGGCACGCGTGCTCGTGCTGACGGGAGCAGGATCGGCGTTCTGCGCGGGCTACGACATCGAGGATGCCCGTGAGCTCGCGGTCATGTCCGGGCTCGACTTCCTCGAGCTGCAGGAGCGTGCGGCGCGGGCGTTGTCGGGCATCCGTTCTGTGAAGGTGCCGGTGATCGCAGCGGTGAACGGGGTGGCGGCGGGCGGCGGCCTCTCGCTGGCGCTGGCCGCCGACATCCGGATCGCCGCCCCGTCGGCCCGGTTCAACGCCGCCTTTGTGCGGATCGGGCTCTCGGCAGGCGACCTCGGGGTGTCGTGGCTGCTGCCGCGCCTGGTGGGCCCGGCCCTGGCCGCCGAGATCGCCTTCACGGGCCGGCTCGTCGGCGCAGAGGAGGCCGCACGGATCGGGCTGGTCAACTCGGTGAGCGCCGAAGGGGAACTCCTGGCAGATGTCGACGCCATGACAGAACTCATCTGCGCCAATTCACCGGCCGGTATCGCGATGTCGAAACGGGCCATGCAGGCGAACGCGGAGATCACCTCCTACGCCGCCGCCATGGAACTCGAGAACCGCGGCCAGGCCCTCCTCACGCGCACGGAGGACATGCCCGAGGCTCTCGCGGCCTTCCTCGCCAAGCGCCCGGCGGTGTTCACCGGGCGCTGA
- a CDS encoding PDDEXK nuclease domain-containing protein — MTHGWSRNVLEHHIKTKAHIRFEAATTNFASVLDPADSELAQQITKDPYVLDFLAIGSGLREREIEKALVERIIDTLRELGDGFAFVGKQVHLEVAGDDFFVDLLFFHVEQLRYVVVELKTGTFKPEYLGQLGFYSLGSQRTSIGVASYDMLPPAVRASLPSEAALAEALKAD, encoded by the coding sequence ATGACTCACGGATGGTCCCGAAACGTTCTCGAGCATCACATCAAAACGAAAGCTCACATTCGGTTCGAGGCAGCCACGACAAACTTTGCGAGTGTCCTAGACCCGGCTGACTCTGAACTGGCTCAGCAGATCACCAAAGACCCGTACGTCCTGGATTTTCTGGCGATCGGCAGTGGGCTGAGGGAACGCGAGATCGAAAAGGCGCTGGTAGAACGAATCATTGACACGCTCCGCGAGCTCGGCGATGGCTTTGCGTTTGTCGGCAAGCAAGTTCATCTCGAAGTCGCTGGCGACGACTTCTTCGTCGATCTGCTTTTCTTCCACGTCGAGCAGTTACGTTATGTCGTCGTCGAGCTCAAAACAGGAACCTTCAAACCCGAGTATCTCGGCCAGCTCGGCTTCTACTCTCTCGGATCTCAACGGACCTCGATCGGAGTAGCGAGCTACGACATGCTTCCGCCAGCTGTGCGAGCGTCGCTGCCCTCCGAAGCTGCTCTCGCCGAAGCGCTGAAGGCTGATTGA
- a CDS encoding TetR family transcriptional regulator — translation MPSPLPKSEQAARSRARILSAARVRFAEQGFEATTVRAVAGDASIDASMVIRYFGSKAGLFASATAVDLGLADFAHVPREELGATIAAHFFDLWEEGGTGDPLRVLLASALRDTAAAERIRSVFLDQLLPSIHRLAPEEADSADTRAALIAAQLLGFALCRYVVRLDPIVSLDRVGAVEWLGPAVQGHLDGVHVDS, via the coding sequence ATGCCGTCTCCCCTTCCAAAATCCGAGCAGGCCGCCCGTTCGCGGGCCCGGATTCTCAGCGCGGCCCGTGTGCGGTTCGCCGAGCAGGGATTCGAGGCAACCACGGTCCGGGCGGTCGCAGGAGACGCCAGCATCGATGCCTCGATGGTCATCCGTTACTTCGGCAGCAAGGCGGGCCTGTTCGCGTCGGCGACAGCCGTCGACCTCGGGCTGGCCGACTTCGCGCACGTGCCGCGAGAGGAGCTCGGGGCGACGATCGCGGCTCACTTCTTCGACCTGTGGGAGGAGGGGGGAACGGGCGACCCGCTCCGGGTGCTTCTCGCCTCGGCGCTCCGGGACACAGCCGCCGCGGAGCGGATTCGCAGCGTGTTCCTCGATCAGCTGCTGCCGAGCATCCATCGGCTGGCGCCGGAGGAGGCCGATTCGGCCGACACCCGGGCCGCCCTGATCGCCGCGCAGCTCCTCGGCTTCGCGCTGTGTCGCTACGTGGTGAGGCTCGACCCCATCGTCTCGCTCGATCGCGTCGGCGCCGTCGAGTGGCTCGGCCCCGCGGTGCAGGGGCACCTCGACGGGGTGCACGTCGATTCCTGA
- a CDS encoding DUF433 domain-containing protein, translated as MSLLERIVVDPEIVHGRPAVRGTRVRVTDVLSLLASGATEVEILEDYPYLEADDIRACLEYAAAQADHAILLAS; from the coding sequence ATGTCACTGTTGGAACGCATCGTCGTCGACCCAGAGATTGTGCATGGCCGGCCGGCCGTTCGTGGTACTCGGGTTCGTGTGACTGACGTTCTCTCGCTCCTGGCCTCGGGGGCGACCGAAGTCGAAATTCTCGAGGATTACCCGTATCTCGAGGCTGACGACATTCGGGCATGCCTTGAGTACGCCGCTGCGCAGGCTGATCACGCAATCCTGCTTGCTTCGTAG
- a CDS encoding MaoC/PaaZ C-terminal domain-containing protein: MTAGTPLVAPDARRIGPVTRTDIVRFAGAGGDFNPLHHDPDAARAAGFDDVIAMGQFQAGLLAGYLTDWVGVENLRRLEVRFRAPVRLGDVLELSATVGEAADGLTAVSLVASVGGVVVVSAEASVEAR; encoded by the coding sequence GTGACGGCCGGCACTCCGCTGGTGGCTCCGGATGCCCGGCGGATCGGCCCCGTGACGAGAACCGACATCGTGCGCTTCGCCGGTGCGGGCGGGGACTTCAATCCGCTCCACCACGATCCTGACGCCGCTCGCGCCGCCGGCTTCGACGATGTCATTGCCATGGGGCAGTTCCAGGCCGGCCTGCTGGCCGGTTACCTCACCGACTGGGTGGGGGTCGAGAATCTGCGCCGCCTGGAGGTGCGCTTCCGTGCGCCGGTGCGCCTCGGCGACGTGCTCGAGCTCTCGGCGACCGTCGGCGAGGCCGCCGACGGCCTGACGGCCGTCTCGCTCGTGGCGTCGGTCGGCGGCGTCGTCGTCGTCAGCGCCGAGGCATCCGTCGAGGCCCGCTGA
- a CDS encoding MarR family winged helix-turn-helix transcriptional regulator, which translates to MTTDLEVLGQAIKRAQYRNHRTMDLALQDVGVSLVQWDALRAIDRMPGASGHDLAVATFQSDQAFGTLANRLHDRGLIARTPGRGRRIEHALTDDGRQVLHDGHAIAGGVLTELFSSLGEADRATLLQLLQKSALAARDGA; encoded by the coding sequence ATGACGACCGATCTGGAAGTGCTCGGGCAGGCGATCAAGCGTGCCCAGTACCGCAACCACCGCACGATGGATCTCGCCCTGCAGGACGTCGGAGTGTCCCTCGTGCAGTGGGATGCCCTTCGTGCGATCGATCGGATGCCCGGCGCATCCGGTCACGACCTCGCTGTAGCGACATTCCAGAGCGATCAGGCATTCGGAACGCTGGCGAATCGGCTGCATGACCGAGGGTTGATCGCGCGAACCCCTGGACGCGGGCGGCGCATCGAGCACGCCCTCACCGACGATGGCCGCCAGGTGCTCCACGACGGGCACGCCATCGCGGGCGGCGTTCTCACCGAACTCTTCAGCTCACTCGGCGAAGCCGACCGGGCCACGCTGCTGCAACTCCTGCAGAAATCAGCACTCGCCGCGCGTGACGGGGCCTAA
- a CDS encoding acyl-CoA dehydrogenase family protein, whose protein sequence is MLDFSFSDEHESFRRTLAEFSRQELLPGYTARSASTEFPFALLKKIGDLGVLGIGLPEKFGGTGEDDPVLLGIASETLAYGDVNLASAPIQVGLVGAQLLHGTEEVRERYLPPVIAGEENLAIALTEPGSGSDASALRTTAKRVPGGWLLNGEKTAISWAMTASASLVYAREEGTARSSGVSCFVVDMSTAGVSVHHMRGMGCLPLGWGSIHLDDVFVPESHLIGEEGRGFQVAMNHFDFSRAAIGLMCLGAAEQSLEEAAAYALIRTTFGKPISEYQGVSFPLAEHATYIEGARWVCYRALWLRQENRSHTSLASMSKWWAPVVAKDAIEASMKIHGNLGYSAEFPLQQRFRDVMAYLVADGTAEIQKNIISKEILATKTVSL, encoded by the coding sequence ATGCTCGACTTCAGTTTCTCGGATGAGCACGAGAGCTTCCGCAGGACCCTCGCCGAGTTCTCCCGGCAGGAGCTGCTGCCCGGCTACACGGCCCGCTCGGCGAGCACCGAGTTCCCGTTCGCGCTGCTGAAGAAGATCGGTGACCTGGGTGTGCTCGGCATCGGCCTGCCCGAGAAGTTCGGCGGAACGGGCGAAGACGACCCCGTGCTGCTCGGCATCGCCTCGGAGACCCTCGCCTACGGTGACGTCAACCTCGCCTCGGCACCGATCCAGGTCGGCCTCGTGGGGGCGCAACTGCTGCACGGCACCGAGGAGGTGCGCGAGCGCTACCTGCCGCCGGTGATCGCCGGCGAAGAGAACCTCGCGATCGCGCTCACCGAGCCGGGTTCCGGTTCGGATGCCAGCGCCCTCCGCACGACGGCGAAACGGGTGCCGGGCGGGTGGCTGCTGAACGGCGAGAAGACAGCGATCAGCTGGGCGATGACGGCTAGCGCGTCGCTCGTCTACGCTCGCGAAGAAGGCACGGCACGATCATCCGGAGTCAGCTGCTTCGTCGTCGACATGAGCACGGCGGGGGTGTCGGTGCACCACATGCGGGGCATGGGCTGCCTGCCGCTCGGCTGGGGGTCGATCCACCTCGACGACGTCTTCGTGCCCGAGAGCCACCTCATCGGGGAGGAGGGCCGCGGGTTCCAGGTCGCGATGAACCACTTCGACTTCTCGCGTGCCGCGATCGGCCTGATGTGCCTCGGGGCTGCCGAGCAGAGCCTCGAGGAGGCGGCGGCATACGCGCTGATCCGCACGACGTTCGGCAAGCCGATCTCCGAGTACCAGGGGGTGAGCTTCCCGCTCGCCGAGCATGCCACCTACATCGAGGGCGCGCGGTGGGTCTGCTACCGCGCCCTCTGGCTGCGGCAGGAGAACCGGTCGCACACGTCGCTCGCGTCGATGAGCAAGTGGTGGGCGCCGGTGGTCGCGAAGGATGCGATCGAGGCGTCGATGAAGATCCACGGCAACCTCGGCTACTCGGCGGAGTTCCCGCTGCAGCAGCGGTTCCGCGATGTGATGGCCTACCTGGTGGCCGACGGCACGGCCGAGATCCAGAAGAACATCATCTCGAAGGAGATCCTCGCGACGAAGACGGTGTCGCTGTGA
- a CDS encoding enoyl-CoA hydratase/isomerase family protein, with protein sequence MTIPLVRTDRPDPGIAVVTLDSPATRNALSDELMDQLLAALEAARDDDTVRVVVITSSHDRIFSAGGDLKAFADDRSPDEKFEGLGRFPRLYRLLGALGKPVVCAANGDVLAGAFGLALACDLVIAKESTRFGCPEINVGVFPFMISALIYRNVDRMKANELMMVGDLVTAAEGRDFGFVNRVVPDADFDAAVLAWARRIAAKSPLLMRLGKEAIDATRDLPLGEALDVLQRRLADAFGTDDMKEGVTAFREKRDPVWSLR encoded by the coding sequence ATGACCATCCCGCTCGTGCGAACCGACCGGCCCGATCCGGGCATCGCCGTCGTGACCCTCGACAGTCCTGCCACGCGCAACGCGCTGAGCGACGAGCTGATGGACCAGCTGCTCGCCGCGCTCGAGGCCGCCCGCGACGACGACACCGTGCGGGTGGTGGTGATCACGTCGTCGCACGACCGGATCTTCTCGGCCGGCGGCGACCTGAAGGCGTTCGCCGACGACCGCTCCCCCGACGAGAAGTTCGAGGGGCTCGGCCGGTTCCCGCGCCTCTACCGGCTGCTCGGTGCGCTCGGCAAGCCGGTGGTCTGCGCGGCGAACGGCGACGTGCTCGCGGGCGCTTTCGGCCTGGCGCTCGCCTGCGACCTGGTGATCGCGAAGGAGTCGACGAGGTTCGGATGCCCGGAGATCAACGTCGGCGTCTTCCCGTTCATGATCTCGGCGCTGATCTACCGCAACGTCGACCGCATGAAGGCCAACGAGCTGATGATGGTCGGCGATCTGGTGACGGCCGCGGAGGGCAGGGATTTCGGGTTCGTGAACCGCGTCGTACCCGATGCCGACTTCGACGCGGCGGTGCTGGCGTGGGCCCGCCGCATCGCTGCGAAATCGCCGCTGTTGATGCGGCTCGGCAAGGAGGCGATCGATGCGACCCGCGACCTGCCGCTCGGCGAGGCGCTCGACGTTCTGCAGCGCAGGCTCGCCGATGCCTTCGGCACCGACGACATGAAAGAGGGCGTCACGGCCTTCCGCGAGAAGCGCGACCCGGTCTGGTCGCTGCGCTGA
- a CDS encoding alpha/beta fold hydrolase produces the protein MTPTLPNDFEVVQAGDPTTRTALVLHGGGGPQTVASIVGHLAPPFHVLAPTHPGWNGTSRPDDIASVAALASAYLDLLRAEGDRDVVLIGSSIGGWIALEMAVQAASDSSYLGIIGAVVDIDGVGVVVDGEPIADFFGLDARGLAEVAWHDPDRGYLDPDGLTGQQRAVQKSNGQTMSVIAGRGMSDPTLLARLRAIDVPTLVVFGESDRVVTPAYGRAVSDSITAAEFVEVPAAGHLPHLENPEATWALIDPFLARLGRH, from the coding sequence ATGACACCCACTCTCCCCAACGACTTCGAAGTAGTCCAGGCCGGCGACCCCACCACCCGCACCGCGCTCGTGCTGCACGGTGGTGGCGGCCCGCAGACCGTCGCCTCGATCGTGGGCCATCTCGCGCCCCCGTTCCACGTGCTCGCACCGACGCACCCGGGCTGGAACGGCACGTCCCGTCCCGACGACATCGCCTCGGTTGCGGCCCTGGCCTCCGCCTACCTCGACCTGCTCCGCGCGGAGGGCGATCGAGACGTGGTTCTCATCGGCTCCTCCATCGGCGGATGGATCGCCCTCGAGATGGCCGTGCAGGCGGCTTCAGACAGTTCGTACTTGGGCATCATCGGTGCCGTGGTCGACATCGATGGTGTCGGTGTCGTAGTCGACGGCGAACCCATCGCCGATTTCTTCGGCCTCGACGCCCGCGGACTCGCCGAAGTCGCCTGGCACGACCCCGACCGCGGCTACCTGGACCCCGATGGGCTCACAGGCCAGCAGCGCGCTGTGCAGAAGTCCAATGGCCAGACGATGTCCGTCATCGCTGGACGCGGGATGAGCGACCCGACGCTGCTCGCCCGGCTCCGTGCTATCGACGTGCCGACCCTCGTCGTGTTCGGTGAGAGCGACCGCGTCGTCACCCCGGCATACGGCCGCGCTGTCAGCGATTCGATCACGGCCGCGGAGTTCGTCGAGGTGCCCGCCGCCGGGCACCTGCCGCACCTCGAGAACCCCGAAGCGACCTGGGCTCTCATCGACCCGTTCCTGGCCCGGCTGGGTCGTCACTGA
- a CDS encoding SDR family NAD(P)-dependent oxidoreductase: MSGDGSGLPEPKSLPDSGALVVGGSAGIGFASARKLGLAGVRRIVIVARNAARGEAARAELARTTGATVHFVQGDATSASEAARITDEAEQLLGGVDILVVSTVAENRPELFRDIPTASIGGILQQMLLPAMQMVSEVMPHMAERRGGVIITVASDAGKTATPGETIIGACKAAIIMFTRTIAIEGKRNGIRANVLTPSLVHGTASTARITEDGFSAKLFASAARAAHLGVPDADDLGDLVAFLAGPAARRLTGQAISVNGGISAA, translated from the coding sequence GTGAGCGGGGACGGATCGGGTCTGCCCGAACCGAAGTCCCTCCCTGACAGCGGAGCGCTCGTGGTCGGCGGCTCGGCCGGCATCGGGTTCGCCTCGGCCCGGAAGCTCGGGCTCGCCGGGGTGCGGCGCATCGTGATCGTCGCCCGCAACGCCGCGCGCGGCGAGGCTGCCCGCGCGGAACTCGCCCGGACGACGGGCGCGACGGTCCACTTCGTGCAGGGCGACGCGACATCGGCCTCCGAAGCCGCCCGCATCACCGACGAGGCAGAGCAACTGCTCGGCGGGGTCGACATCCTCGTCGTCTCGACGGTGGCCGAGAATCGGCCGGAGCTCTTCCGCGACATCCCGACCGCGTCGATCGGCGGCATCCTGCAGCAGATGCTGCTGCCGGCCATGCAGATGGTCAGCGAGGTGATGCCCCACATGGCAGAACGTCGCGGCGGCGTGATCATCACGGTGGCGTCGGACGCCGGCAAGACCGCCACGCCCGGCGAGACCATCATCGGGGCCTGCAAGGCGGCGATCATCATGTTCACCCGCACGATCGCGATCGAGGGTAAGCGCAACGGGATCCGCGCGAACGTGCTGACGCCGTCGCTCGTGCACGGCACGGCGTCGACGGCACGCATCACCGAAGACGGGTTCAGTGCGAAACTGTTCGCGAGCGCCGCCCGGGCGGCGCACCTCGGGGTGCCGGATGCCGACGACCTCGGCGACCTGGTGGCGTTCCTGGCCGGGCCGGCGGCGCGGCGGCTGACCGGCCAGGCGATCAGTGTGAACGGCGGCATCTCGGCAGCATGA